A genomic segment from Vicinamibacterales bacterium encodes:
- a CDS encoding PDZ domain-containing protein: MNTRRFAAITTLVLTLGLSAPRGQAPESRLLRFPAIHGNQIVFTYAGDLYTVPAAGGVARRLTSDVGFEMFARFSPDGKSLAFTAQYDGNTEVYLMPAQGGVPKRLTWTATLSRDDVSDRMGPNNLVIGWKDNQHILFRSRRADWNDFLGKLYLANVAGGPIEELPLPRGGFASFSPDGSQLAYNRIFREFRTWKRYRGGMADDVWLYDFKTKTTTNLTNNPALDIVPMWKGNKIFFASDRDQNSRLNLYSYDLTSKQTKKLTDFAEFDVKFPSLGDDAIVFENGGFIYRFDLATEKTAKVPITIAEDFDGGRPKVVDVSRSVTNFELAPDGSRALFGARGDVFTVPAKNGPTRNITRTSGIHERNSKWSPDGKWISYISDASGEDEIWMTPQDGQGAAIQVTKNGDGYKFDAIWSPDSKKLLWSDRQQRLLFVDLDTKAVTTVAQAQPDIVRSYAWSPDSRWIAYVKPEDQTAGPLLLYSLDTKQAIAATDGWYPASQPAFSPDGKLLFFVSARTFNPTYGQTEFEHIYADMTRIYFVTLTKDTKSPLAPRSDEVKIKDEAKPGAMEAKPTDAKKDEPKKDVPPVVKVDADGLLARIAVVPAPAANYRGLTAVGNRLYYGRGGLREQAALYVYDLDKQAETQIVSGPGGFEISADGKKMLFGTAGRFAIVDAPTGKVEARDYLDLSDMKVTVDLHAEWRQMFNESWRQMRDFFFAPNMHGVDWPSVRTKYAPLVEHVNHRADLTYVIGEMIGELNAGHTYVGGGDLPLAPRVSMGLLGARLERDPQSKFFRITKILKGQNWAPALRSPLTDIGVDVKEGDFVVAVDGRSTAELADIWEALVGKAGKQVALKVNAAPSAQGARTTMVVPTEDERPLYYFNWVEDNLAKVTKATSGRVGYVHIPDMGPAGLNEFSKYYYAQTAKEALIVDVRSNGGGNVSPMIIERLRREMVLVDIARNGTPQTNPGAMIVGPKVLLADEFSASDGDLVTWRFKTHKIGPVIGKRTWGGVVGISGSLPFLDGGVLNKPEFSRYDVAGKAWVIEGVGVEPDIYVDNDPAKEYAGEDQQLDKAITVILDLLKKQPGTLAPPPPFPVKRHGSSEPGK; encoded by the coding sequence ATGAATACCAGACGATTTGCCGCCATCACCACGCTCGTGCTCACCCTGGGCCTCAGCGCCCCCCGCGGGCAGGCGCCCGAGTCGCGCCTGTTGCGGTTCCCGGCCATCCACGGAAATCAGATTGTCTTCACGTACGCCGGCGATCTCTACACGGTGCCGGCCGCCGGTGGCGTCGCGCGTCGCCTCACCAGTGACGTCGGGTTCGAGATGTTCGCCCGTTTCTCGCCGGACGGGAAGTCGCTGGCGTTCACGGCCCAGTACGACGGCAACACCGAGGTCTACCTGATGCCCGCGCAGGGAGGCGTGCCGAAGCGGCTCACCTGGACCGCCACGCTCTCGCGCGACGACGTCTCCGATCGCATGGGCCCGAACAACCTGGTCATCGGCTGGAAGGACAACCAGCACATCCTCTTCCGCTCGCGGCGGGCCGACTGGAACGACTTCCTCGGCAAGCTGTATCTCGCGAACGTGGCCGGCGGCCCGATCGAGGAACTGCCGCTGCCCCGTGGCGGCTTCGCCTCCTTCTCGCCTGACGGGTCGCAGTTGGCCTACAACCGGATCTTCCGCGAGTTCCGCACCTGGAAACGCTATCGCGGCGGCATGGCCGACGACGTGTGGCTCTACGACTTCAAGACGAAGACGACCACGAACCTGACCAACAATCCGGCGCTCGACATCGTTCCGATGTGGAAGGGAAACAAGATCTTCTTCGCGTCCGATCGCGATCAGAACTCGCGGCTCAATCTCTACAGCTACGACCTCACGTCGAAGCAGACCAAGAAGCTCACCGACTTCGCCGAGTTCGACGTGAAATTCCCGTCCCTCGGCGACGATGCCATCGTGTTCGAGAATGGCGGGTTCATCTACCGCTTCGACCTTGCGACCGAGAAGACCGCGAAGGTGCCGATTACGATTGCCGAGGACTTCGACGGCGGCCGGCCGAAGGTGGTCGATGTCAGCCGCAGCGTCACCAATTTCGAGCTTGCGCCAGACGGAAGCCGCGCGCTCTTCGGCGCGCGGGGTGATGTATTCACCGTGCCGGCGAAGAACGGGCCGACGCGCAATATCACGCGGACGTCCGGCATCCACGAGCGCAACTCGAAATGGTCGCCGGACGGAAAGTGGATCAGCTACATCTCGGACGCCTCCGGCGAGGACGAGATCTGGATGACACCGCAGGACGGACAGGGGGCGGCCATCCAGGTCACGAAGAACGGCGACGGGTACAAGTTCGACGCCATCTGGTCGCCCGACAGCAAGAAGCTGCTCTGGTCCGATCGCCAGCAGCGGCTGCTGTTCGTCGATCTCGACACCAAGGCCGTCACCACGGTGGCCCAGGCCCAGCCGGACATCGTTCGGAGCTATGCCTGGTCGCCCGACAGCCGGTGGATTGCCTACGTGAAGCCGGAGGACCAGACCGCCGGCCCGCTGCTCCTCTACTCGCTCGACACCAAGCAGGCGATCGCGGCCACCGACGGCTGGTACCCCGCGAGCCAGCCGGCCTTCAGCCCCGACGGGAAGCTGCTCTTCTTCGTGTCGGCGCGCACGTTCAACCCGACTTACGGCCAGACCGAGTTCGAGCACATCTACGCCGACATGACGCGGATCTACTTCGTGACGCTGACCAAGGACACGAAGAGCCCGCTCGCGCCGCGCAGCGACGAGGTGAAGATCAAGGACGAGGCGAAACCGGGGGCAATGGAGGCGAAGCCCACCGACGCGAAGAAGGACGAGCCGAAGAAGGACGTTCCTCCAGTCGTCAAGGTGGACGCCGACGGCCTCCTTGCGCGCATCGCGGTCGTGCCGGCGCCGGCGGCGAATTACCGCGGCCTGACGGCGGTCGGGAATCGCCTCTACTACGGGCGCGGTGGCCTTCGCGAACAGGCGGCGCTCTACGTCTACGATCTCGACAAACAGGCGGAAACGCAAATCGTCTCCGGCCCAGGCGGCTTCGAGATCTCGGCCGACGGGAAGAAGATGCTGTTCGGCACGGCGGGGCGCTTCGCGATCGTCGACGCGCCGACCGGCAAGGTGGAGGCGCGCGACTACCTCGACCTGTCCGACATGAAGGTCACGGTCGACCTCCACGCGGAGTGGCGGCAGATGTTCAACGAGTCGTGGCGGCAGATGCGCGACTTCTTCTTCGCGCCGAACATGCACGGCGTGGACTGGCCGTCCGTACGAACGAAGTATGCGCCGCTCGTCGAACACGTCAATCATCGGGCCGACCTGACCTACGTCATCGGTGAGATGATCGGCGAGCTGAACGCCGGCCACACCTACGTCGGCGGCGGCGACCTTCCGCTGGCGCCGCGGGTCTCGATGGGGCTGCTCGGCGCGCGTCTCGAGCGCGACCCGCAGTCGAAGTTCTTCCGGATCACGAAGATCCTCAAGGGCCAGAACTGGGCCCCGGCGCTTCGCTCGCCGCTCACCGACATCGGCGTGGACGTGAAGGAAGGCGACTTCGTCGTCGCCGTGGACGGCCGCTCCACCGCGGAACTGGCGGACATCTGGGAGGCGCTCGTCGGCAAGGCCGGCAAGCAGGTCGCGCTCAAGGTGAACGCGGCGCCATCCGCGCAGGGCGCACGGACGACAATGGTGGTGCCGACCGAAGACGAGCGGCCGCTGTACTACTTCAACTGGGTCGAAGACAATCTCGCGAAGGTGACGAAAGCCACCAGCGGGCGGGTCGGGTACGTGCACATTCCCGACATGGGCCCCGCCGGACTGAACGAGTTCTCCAAGTACTACTACGCCCAGACCGCCAAGGAAGCGCTCATCGTCGACGTGCGGAGCAACGGCGGCGGGAACGTGTCGCCGATGATCATCGAGCGGTTGCGCCGGGAGATGGTCCTGGTGGACATCGCGCGCAACGGCACGCCGCAGACGAACCCCGGCGCGATGATCGTCGGGCCGAAGGTGCTGCTGGCCGACGAGTTCTCGGCGTCGGACGGCGACCTCGTGACCTGGCGCTTCAAGACGCACAAGATCGGGCCGGTCATCGGCAAGCGCACGTGGGGCGGCGTCGTGGGGATCAGCGGGTCGTTGCCGTTCCTCGACGGCGGTGTCCTCAACAAGCCCGAGTTCTCGCGATACGACGTCGCTGGCAAGGCGTGGGTGATAGAGGGCGTCGGCGTGGAGCCCGACATCTACGTGGACAACGATCCGGCCAAGGAGTACGCGGGTGAGGACCAGCAGCTGGACAAGGCGATCACGGTGATCCTCGACCTGCTGAAGAAGCAGCCGGGTACGCTGGCGCCGCCGCCTCCGTTCCCGGTGAAGCGTCACGGGAGTTCGGAGCCGGGAAAGTAA